The genome window CAACGACGGATCGGGAGGACGCGCTGTCGCCCACCGCAGTGGAGCCGCCGAGGTGAACACCGCCGCGGCCCGTGCCAATGCACCCGACGCGAAGCTCCACCGCATCAAGGTCGACGGGACGCAGCTCCAGGGCGTGGAGCCGACGCTGGGCCTCACGAAGAACGGCGACGTCTATTACGCCGCGTTCCAGACGAACACCAGGATCGAGGTGGCCCACTCGGGTGACAACGGGCAGACCTGGGACCTCCGCTCGCCGGAGCTCCCCGGCGGCCGTAACACGCACGCTCTGTCGTTCGACCCGTACGTGTACGTGGACCCGCGGACCGACCGCATCTTCACGATCGACCTGACGGTAGCGTGCTCCTACCTGTCGTTTAGCGACGACAAGGGGAAGTCGTACATCACCAACCCCATCGCCTGCGGCCGCCCGGTCAACGACCACCAGACGCTGTTCGCGGGGCCACCGGTCAACAGCCCGACTGTCGGTTACAAGAACATCGTCTACTACTGCTGGAACGACGTTGGTAGCTCGTCGTGCTCGAAGTCGCTCGACGGTGGTTTGTCCTTCTCGCCCACGGGGGCTCCCGCTTACCCCGGCATCGACCCCGAAGCCGGAGAGCAGGACGACAACTTCTGCGGCGGGCTCCACGCCCACGGCTACGTCGGACACGACGGAACCGTGTACCTCCCCAAGGGCCACTGCGGGCAGCCGTTCCTCTCGATCAGCAAGGACGAGGGAAAGACGTGGAACCGCGTACAGGTTGCGAAGATCGGCACCTCGACGCACGAGGCCGGTGTCGCCACCGACTCCAAGGGCAACATCTACTACGCGTGGGTCGCTCGGGACCGTCTGCCGTACCTCGTGATCTCCAAGAACGGCGGCAAGACCTGGTCGAAGCCCCAGATGATCGCTCCCCCAGGTGTGAAAGAGGCCAACCTGCCGGGTCTGGACGTGGGTGCACCCGGGAAGGTCGCGATCGTGTACATGGGCAGCGAGAACTCGCCGTTCCGTCCCGGCAGGGAAGAGAACGCAAACGAATGCACCGCACTGGGTTCCTGTACCCGAGAGGGATACAAGAAGGTCACGTGGAACGGTTACATGACGATCAGCGCGAACGCGCTGGACGACGAGCCCCTGTTCTACAGCGGCACGGTGAACGAGAAGAAAGACCCGCTGATCCGAGACACCTGCGGACCGGGTCGTTGTCGAGCCGTCTTCGACTTCATCGATATCGTGATCGGTCGCGACGGCACCCCGTGGGCGGCGTTCGTCGACGGATGCACGTCGATCTGCGCAACGGCCGCCGGGGCGAGCAACCTCGGGTCTGACGCGGTCGTCGGTCGCCTCGTCGGAGGCCCGAAGCTCAGATAAAAGACAACCCATCCGGCCTCACCCGCTGGGTGAGGCTGCTTCTGGGGTTGTGGCTGTTCGCGCTCGGAACCGTCATGTTCCTGCGCGCGTCGCTCGGGCTGTCACCGTGGGACGTGCTGGCCGACGGGGTGAGACGCAACTCGCCGGTCACGTTCGGTCAGGCCGTGATCCTCATCGGGCTCGTCCTCGTGCTGGGAAGCCTCGTCGCGGGGATCAAGCCCGGCCCCGGGACCATCGCGAACATGATCCTTATAGGTGCGTTCGCCGACCTGATGTTGGCGACGGGGATCGGCGCGGGCCTCGATGACATGTCGGTGTGGATCCGGTTCATCGTCATGCTCGGCGGGATCGTGGTCACGGGGATCGGCTCCGCGCTCTACATAGGCGCCGGTCTCGGCGCGGGACCGCGCGACAGCCTCATGATCGCGGTCGCGACCCGTGCGGGGATCCGTGTGGGGATAGCACGAGCCATCATCGAGGGCACGGCTCTCCTGCTCGGGTTCCTGCTCGGGGGAAGCATCGGCGTCGGCACCGCGGTGTTCGCGCTCGGCATCGGCCTGTCCGTCGATGTGGCCTTTCAGCTGTTCGGTATGGATGCCTCGGGCCGGAAGGTCCAGCCCGCCTAGTTCCCGTTGCTTCAGATGCCGAGCCAGTCGCGCACCAACGCAGCGATCTCTTGACCCTTGTCTTCCTGCAGGAAATGCGAGGCGCCGGAGATCGGTACGAATATCGCCGAAGGTATGCGCTGAGCAAGCTTCTCTCCGGCGCGTTGCGGAAAGACAGGGTCCTGGTCCGAGAAGGCGACGAGCGCGGGCTTGTTCCACATCTCCAGCGCGTCGCCCGTATGCGCCATCTCTGCAGCGCCCGGGTCACCCTCGCGCAGGGGGACCAACAACGGGAAGGCGGCGGCGCCGGCCTTCGACTCCGCGGTAGGGAACGGAGCTTCGTAAGCCGCGATCACCTCTTCCGATAGGTCGGTAGAGGTCGCCCCCTGCAGCACGAAACCAACAGGAAGGTCCGGGTTGCGCTCCGCGAAGTTGCGCCACCTCATGAAGCCTTCGGTCGGCCAGTTCGGGCCGGGCCGGAAGATGCCGGTGTTCAGGATCACGAGGTTCGCGAACCGGTCCCGATGAGTCACCGCCACCCGCAACCCGATCGGACCGCCCCAGTCCTGTACCACCAGCGTGATCGACTGGAGATCCAGGTGCTGGATCAGCTGGACGATCGAGTCGACGTGACGTTCGTAGCTGTACCAGTCGCGCTCGGTCGGCTTGTCCGAGCGTCCGAAGCCGATCAGGTCCGGGACCACCACGCGTGCGCCCTCCGCCAGCGGCGGGATCATCTTGCGGTAGAGATAGGCCCAGGTCGGCTCGCCGTGGAGAAGAAGGATCGGGGCGCCCTGACCCTCGTCGACGTAGTGCATCCGCAACCCGTCGAGGGCCCCGCCGAGATCTAGATAGTGCGGGTCGAAGTCGTATCCGGGCAGGTGCTCGAAGCGCGCATCATCTGTGCGGAAGATCTCCATCAGACGCCGATCGCTCAGGCGAAGAACGGCGGGG of Actinomycetota bacterium contains these proteins:
- a CDS encoding glycoside hydrolase; translated protein: MRLQARRPLFLAALAVTFAMAFSALPEVPPADASSNDGSGGRAVAHRSGAAEVNTAAARANAPDAKLHRIKVDGTQLQGVEPTLGLTKNGDVYYAAFQTNTRIEVAHSGDNGQTWDLRSPELPGGRNTHALSFDPYVYVDPRTDRIFTIDLTVACSYLSFSDDKGKSYITNPIACGRPVNDHQTLFAGPPVNSPTVGYKNIVYYCWNDVGSSSCSKSLDGGLSFSPTGAPAYPGIDPEAGEQDDNFCGGLHAHGYVGHDGTVYLPKGHCGQPFLSISKDEGKTWNRVQVAKIGTSTHEAGVATDSKGNIYYAWVARDRLPYLVISKNGGKTWSKPQMIAPPGVKEANLPGLDVGAPGKVAIVYMGSENSPFRPGREENANECTALGSCTREGYKKVTWNGYMTISANALDDEPLFYSGTVNEKKDPLIRDTCGPGRCRAVFDFIDIVIGRDGTPWAAFVDGCTSICATAAGASNLGSDAVVGRLVGGPKLR
- a CDS encoding haloalkane dehalogenase, which produces MEIFRTDDARFEHLPGYDFDPHYLDLGGALDGLRMHYVDEGQGAPILLLHGEPTWAYLYRKMIPPLAEGARVVVPDLIGFGRSDKPTERDWYSYERHVDSIVQLIQHLDLQSITLVVQDWGGPIGLRVAVTHRDRFANLVILNTGIFRPGPNWPTEGFMRWRNFAERNPDLPVGFVLQGATSTDLSEEVIAAYEAPFPTAESKAGAAAFPLLVPLREGDPGAAEMAHTGDALEMWNKPALVAFSDQDPVFPQRAGEKLAQRIPSAIFVPISGASHFLQEDKGQEIAALVRDWLGI